The proteins below come from a single Erythrobacter sp. SG61-1L genomic window:
- the rpsL gene encoding 30S ribosomal protein S12 — MPTINQLVRKGRVPQKAKSKVPAMEQNPQKRGVCTRVYTTTPKKPNSALRKVAKVRLTNQREVISYIPGEGHNLQEHSVVLIRGGRVRDLPGVRYHVLRGVLDTQGVKDRKQSRSKYGAKRPK, encoded by the coding sequence ATGCCTACGATCAACCAGCTGGTCCGCAAGGGCCGCGTGCCGCAGAAGGCCAAGAGCAAGGTGCCTGCGATGGAGCAGAACCCGCAGAAGCGCGGCGTCTGCACTCGCGTTTACACCACGACCCCGAAGAAGCCGAACTCGGCTCTCCGCAAGGTCGCCAAGGTCCGTCTGACCAACCAGCGCGAAGTCATTTCCTACATCCCCGGCGAAGGCCACAACCTGCAGGAACACTCGGTTGTGCTGATCCGCGGCGGCCGTGTGCGCGACCTTCCCGGCGTGCGTTACCACGTGCTGCGCGGCGTGCTCGACACGCAGGGCGTGAAGGACCGCAAGCAGAGCCGTTCGAAGTACGGCGCCAAGCGTCCTAAGTAA
- a CDS encoding TonB family protein → MFGMMCVGLLASVPYSGYAAERVPFAPSKPLNSGKWFLARDLIDPVFKGRLHGLVGYVFHVSPEGKVTHCTVLQSSGDDRIDAKICDLVVQRAKFRPAGNPEGQPVQGTYSTRLYW, encoded by the coding sequence ATGTTCGGCATGATGTGCGTTGGACTGCTGGCTTCCGTGCCTTACTCCGGATATGCTGCAGAACGGGTTCCTTTCGCTCCGTCGAAACCTTTGAACTCGGGCAAGTGGTTTCTCGCTCGCGACCTGATCGATCCGGTCTTCAAGGGTCGTCTACATGGTTTGGTCGGCTATGTTTTTCACGTCTCGCCCGAAGGAAAGGTGACTCATTGCACGGTTCTACAGAGTTCGGGTGATGATCGAATCGATGCGAAAATTTGCGATCTCGTCGTTCAGAGAGCGAAATTTCGCCCGGCGGGAAATCCTGAGGGCCAGCCAGTGCAGGGGACGTATAGCACCAGGCTGTATTGGTAA